In the Leptospiraceae bacterium genome, one interval contains:
- a CDS encoding DUF3365 domain-containing protein encodes MINRIILIVGFIWTLMVGLSLFWNLQYIKIDGMERAYSEAKANINKDRTFRRWATEHGGVYVPITKTQGSVEWLSHVPDRDVVTLDGKKLTLLNPASMLRQIMDRYAADYGIRGRITGLKFLNPGNAPDSWEKNQLISFTAEEKKEVWEIANINGQPHLRYLRAMYMEPGCEKCHGILGYKIGDMRGATGINLPLTGYYQQIKNAEINTSFSHSAIWLLGIIGIVWSSLLIKKAETKRREEEYKRILAENKISSEKERLQVTLKSIGDGVITTDLSGNIVVMNPIAETLTGWTQSEAQGKPVEEVFKIINEFTRMPRENPVKRALQTGKVVELENHTLLLSKDGSERIIADSGAPIIDNNNNTYGVVLVFRDMTEKQKLLDSIQRTTKLESLGVLAGGIAHDFNNLLGGIFGYIDLGLNLSTDEKVSEYLTKAKSTIDRARGLTQQLLTFAMGGAPIKKVGKLKPFIKETVIFALSGSNVKCNFQIPDDLFLCEFDKNQIGQVIDNLIINALQAMPTGGTIDITANNCTIKENEHSFLQEGCYVKISIKDTGTGIPKDILSKIFDPFFTTKPKGHGLGLASSYSIINKHGGCIDVETEIGVGSIFHFALPALKDNFNFETPSENSHYSSEGNFLIMDDEEILLEIISEMLKSFGYSVVCAKNGSETISCFKDSLNSGKKFVGMIFDLTIPGAMGGLETIGEIRKYDPDIPVFVSSGYSGDPVIANPKIYGFTDSIKKPFNKSDLANLLRKNLIYKS; translated from the coding sequence TTGATTAATAGAATTATCTTGATTGTGGGCTTCATCTGGACTTTAATGGTCGGACTATCTCTTTTCTGGAATCTACAATATATTAAAATAGACGGAATGGAAAGAGCCTATTCAGAAGCAAAAGCGAATATTAATAAAGATCGTACTTTTAGGAGATGGGCTACAGAGCATGGTGGAGTCTATGTCCCAATTACAAAAACCCAAGGATCAGTTGAATGGTTAAGCCATGTACCGGACAGAGATGTTGTTACACTTGATGGCAAAAAGTTGACTCTTTTAAATCCGGCATCAATGCTTAGACAGATTATGGATAGATACGCCGCCGACTATGGAATTCGAGGAAGAATTACCGGTCTTAAATTTTTAAATCCTGGGAATGCTCCCGATTCTTGGGAAAAAAACCAACTCATATCTTTTACCGCAGAAGAAAAAAAAGAAGTATGGGAAATTGCAAATATCAATGGACAGCCCCATCTACGATATTTGAGAGCAATGTATATGGAGCCTGGGTGTGAAAAATGCCATGGAATTTTAGGGTATAAAATCGGAGATATGAGAGGGGCGACTGGAATCAATCTTCCATTAACTGGTTATTACCAACAAATTAAAAATGCAGAAATCAATACGAGTTTCAGTCATAGTGCTATTTGGTTACTCGGTATAATCGGAATTGTTTGGTCATCACTATTAATAAAAAAAGCAGAAACAAAACGAAGAGAAGAAGAATACAAAAGAATACTCGCCGAAAATAAAATCTCTTCTGAAAAAGAAAGACTGCAAGTTACTTTGAAAAGTATTGGTGATGGAGTAATTACTACAGACTTATCTGGAAATATTGTAGTAATGAATCCGATTGCTGAAACACTTACAGGTTGGACTCAAAGCGAAGCACAAGGGAAACCTGTTGAAGAAGTATTCAAAATTATCAATGAGTTTACCAGAATGCCTCGAGAAAATCCAGTAAAAAGAGCGTTGCAAACAGGGAAGGTAGTTGAATTAGAAAATCACACTCTTTTGTTATCTAAAGACGGTAGTGAGAGAATTATCGCCGATAGTGGTGCACCTATTATAGATAACAATAATAATACCTATGGAGTTGTGCTTGTATTCCGTGATATGACTGAAAAACAAAAACTTTTGGATTCGATTCAACGCACAACAAAACTTGAATCATTGGGTGTACTCGCAGGGGGAATTGCTCACGACTTCAATAATCTTCTTGGCGGTATTTTTGGTTATATAGATCTCGGACTCAATTTATCCACTGACGAAAAAGTTTCAGAATATCTAACAAAAGCAAAAAGTACAATAGATCGTGCTCGCGGCTTAACTCAACAACTGTTGACATTTGCAATGGGTGGAGCTCCGATTAAGAAGGTTGGTAAATTAAAACCTTTTATTAAAGAAACTGTAATTTTTGCATTGAGTGGCTCTAATGTTAAGTGCAATTTTCAAATTCCGGATGATCTATTTCTTTGTGAATTTGATAAAAATCAAATAGGACAGGTGATTGATAATTTAATCATCAATGCTCTTCAAGCAATGCCTACAGGTGGAACAATTGATATTACAGCAAACAATTGCACCATAAAAGAAAATGAACATTCATTTCTTCAAGAAGGATGCTATGTAAAAATTTCTATAAAAGATACAGGTACAGGAATTCCAAAAGACATTCTTTCTAAAATATTTGATCCTTTTTTTACTACAAAACCCAAGGGGCACGGTCTTGGTCTTGCTTCGTCTTATTCTATCATAAACAAACATGGAGGATGTATTGATGTTGAAACAGAAATAGGCGTTGGCTCCATTTTTCATTTTGCCCTCCCTGCATTGAAAGACAATTTTAATTTTGAAACTCCTTCTGAAAATTCCCACTATAGTAGTGAAGGAAATTTTTTAATAATGGACGATGAAGAAATATTATTAGAAATAATTAGCGAAATGCTGAAGTCTTTTGGGTATTCCGTTGTATGTGCAAAAAATGGCAGTGAGACAATATCCTGTTTTAAAGATTCCTTGAATTCAGGTAAAAAATTTGTAGGGATGATTTTTGATTTAACAATCCCTGGTGCAATGGGTGGATTAGAAACAATTGGTGAAATTAGAAAATATGATCCGGATATTCCTGTTTTTGTTTCAAGCGGATATTCTGGTGATCCGGTTATTGCAAATCCGAAAATTTATGGGTTTACAGACAGCATTAAAAAACCTTTTAATAAATCAGATTTAGCAAACCTACTTCGAAAGAATTTGATTTATAAGTCATAA
- a CDS encoding c-type cytochrome: protein MNKRIQTIILIATLLLTMLFCQKKDDPYKVPALIPTPENNKLTPERIELGKSLYFDPRLSGSNWISCATCHNPGLGFSDGLPTALGHGMKFLDKNSPTIYNTAFQKTQFWDGRAATLEEQAAGPIQAPGEMNQNVDELVKELSAIGGYKILFDKAYPGEGITLATITKAIASYERTIVARDSPFDRWRAGNKNAISDSAKNGFALFEGKARCVICHSGFNFTNNNFHNLGIKKDKPDPGRFAVTKVQMNLGAFKTPTLRNVALSAPYMHNGMYKTLEEVIEHYDRGGDDKTNLDPQMKPLALTVQEKKDLVEFMKSLTDVRPITVTYPVLPL, encoded by the coding sequence ATGAATAAAAGAATACAAACGATCATCCTAATAGCGACACTTTTATTGACGATGCTCTTTTGCCAGAAAAAAGACGATCCTTATAAGGTTCCAGCCCTTATTCCTACACCTGAAAATAACAAACTCACTCCTGAAAGAATTGAGCTTGGTAAGAGTTTGTATTTTGATCCGAGACTTTCCGGATCCAATTGGATTAGTTGTGCTACTTGCCACAATCCCGGTCTTGGCTTTTCTGATGGTCTTCCTACTGCACTCGGGCACGGAATGAAATTTTTAGACAAAAACTCTCCAACCATTTACAATACTGCATTTCAAAAAACACAATTTTGGGATGGGCGTGCAGCTACCTTGGAAGAGCAGGCAGCCGGACCCATTCAAGCACCGGGTGAGATGAATCAAAATGTAGATGAACTTGTAAAAGAATTATCTGCAATCGGAGGATATAAAATCTTATTTGACAAAGCCTATCCCGGAGAAGGGATTACTCTTGCAACGATTACAAAAGCTATTGCAAGTTACGAGAGAACTATTGTTGCCAGAGATTCTCCTTTTGACAGATGGAGAGCCGGAAATAAAAATGCGATTAGTGACTCTGCAAAAAATGGATTTGCTTTGTTTGAAGGAAAAGCAAGATGCGTTATTTGCCATTCCGGGTTTAACTTTACGAATAATAATTTTCATAATCTGGGTATTAAAAAAGACAAACCGGATCCGGGCAGATTTGCAGTCACTAAGGTTCAGATGAATTTAGGTGCATTTAAAACTCCTACATTAAGAAATGTGGCTCTGTCGGCTCCCTATATGCACAACGGCATGTACAAAACTCTTGAAGAAGTAATCGAACACTACGACCGTGGTGGTGACGATAAAACAAACTTAGACCCACAAATGAAACCTCTTGCGCTAACCGTACAAGAGAAAAAAGATTTAGTAGAATTTATGAAAAGTCTAACGGATGTAAGGCCTATTACTGTAACTTACCCGGTTCTTCCTTTATAA
- a CDS encoding CHASE domain-containing protein has translation MSSLYFLTKKKIFLRLISFLFKWYLFFVIFVSGIIFSALISYIAHAQVTRSNQIRFDNVADQVRQTINSRLNIHSRTLKGMAGFFYASDHVSRSEWKRYVSELPLEEYPGVLGYGFIRYVPRSKLPQFLINTKSDGASNFELKTQGNYPELFIIEYIEPYNKNILARGLDIGSEINRREAAIESIEKNQTILTKKVNLIQDLKGLPGFLMLSPIFKKNIYGTEKKERWNSLIGWAYAPIQINELLKGISESLGNLADFVVFEEDKNKKSTILYDSGNIFQNHNEDKITEKFYKKYSYTKEFNINHSGRTWSIKVVPLPEFKKGSNSDMPLIVFLTGILISFLVTIVWASLIHTKENAISLAEKMTDKFQKSEMEAKNALSQLSNQKHALDEHAIVAITNVQGEILYANDKFCEISYYSKEELIGQNHRILNSGYHSQEFFKDMYKSLMKGRVWKAEIKNKRKDGSFYWVESTIVPFRNIEGKIYEYISIRTDITELKEIEEKLRIANATKDRFFSIIGHDLKNPINGILGLVELFLLEVKDGVSKEGQTEYLTMIQGATKSALALLENLLLWARSQSKQIEYKPKNISFRAVLNSTLPLLSANLIRKKIQIETELCEDDTIYTDTSLLSTVLRNLLTNAMKFSHPNSMITVRSSIFDKFLKIEIIDSGIGIEQKNLEKLFQLESLYQKTGTENETGTGLGLLICKEFIEKQGGQIQVESTFGKGSNFYFTIPLENESKII, from the coding sequence TTGAGCTCATTATACTTCTTAACAAAAAAGAAAATCTTCCTACGGCTAATTAGCTTTTTATTTAAGTGGTATTTATTTTTTGTAATCTTTGTTTCAGGAATAATTTTTTCAGCGTTAATTTCTTATATAGCCCATGCTCAAGTAACTCGCTCCAATCAAATACGCTTTGATAATGTAGCCGATCAAGTCCGTCAAACTATTAATAGCAGATTAAACATCCATTCCAGAACTCTAAAAGGAATGGCAGGTTTCTTTTATGCATCCGACCATGTCAGCCGAAGTGAATGGAAACGTTATGTCAGTGAGCTTCCATTGGAAGAGTATCCGGGAGTCTTAGGCTATGGATTTATACGTTATGTACCTCGCTCAAAACTGCCGCAGTTTTTAATCAATACAAAATCAGACGGAGCATCAAACTTTGAGCTAAAAACACAAGGCAACTACCCTGAATTGTTTATAATAGAATACATTGAGCCATACAATAAAAATATTCTTGCGAGAGGATTGGATATTGGATCGGAAATAAATAGACGAGAAGCTGCAATTGAGTCTATCGAAAAAAATCAAACTATACTTACAAAAAAAGTTAATCTCATCCAAGATTTGAAAGGGCTTCCCGGGTTTCTAATGCTATCCCCTATTTTCAAAAAAAATATTTACGGAACAGAAAAAAAAGAGAGGTGGAATTCTTTAATTGGTTGGGCTTATGCACCAATTCAAATAAACGAATTATTAAAAGGAATTTCAGAGAGCTTAGGGAATCTTGCAGATTTTGTAGTGTTTGAAGAAGACAAAAATAAGAAATCTACCATCTTATATGATTCAGGAAATATATTTCAAAACCACAATGAAGATAAAATCACTGAAAAGTTTTACAAGAAATATTCTTATACAAAGGAATTCAACATAAACCATTCGGGCAGAACTTGGTCTATCAAAGTAGTGCCTCTACCGGAGTTCAAAAAAGGAAGTAACTCGGACATGCCCCTCATTGTTTTCCTTACAGGAATTCTAATTAGTTTTCTTGTAACAATTGTTTGGGCATCTTTAATCCACACAAAAGAAAATGCGATTTCACTCGCAGAAAAAATGACAGATAAATTCCAAAAAAGTGAAATGGAAGCAAAAAATGCGCTTAGCCAATTGTCCAACCAGAAACATGCGTTAGACGAGCATGCGATCGTTGCTATCACAAATGTGCAAGGTGAAATTTTATACGCTAACGACAAATTTTGCGAAATTAGCTACTATTCTAAAGAAGAGTTGATTGGTCAGAATCATCGTATTCTAAATTCGGGATACCACTCACAAGAATTTTTCAAAGATATGTACAAATCTTTGATGAAAGGAAGAGTTTGGAAAGCAGAAATCAAAAATAAAAGAAAAGACGGCAGCTTTTACTGGGTTGAGTCCACCATCGTTCCGTTTAGAAATATAGAAGGAAAAATCTACGAGTATATATCGATCCGGACGGATATTACCGAATTGAAAGAAATAGAAGAAAAGTTGAGAATAGCCAATGCAACCAAAGACAGATTTTTCAGTATCATCGGTCACGATTTAAAAAATCCTATTAACGGAATTTTGGGACTTGTAGAATTATTTTTGTTAGAAGTAAAAGATGGAGTTAGTAAAGAAGGGCAAACTGAATATCTGACAATGATTCAAGGTGCTACAAAATCAGCTCTTGCGTTATTGGAAAATTTATTACTTTGGGCAAGATCACAAAGTAAGCAAATTGAATACAAGCCGAAAAATATTTCTTTTCGAGCAGTATTGAATTCTACACTACCACTTCTATCTGCCAACTTAATCAGAAAGAAAATACAAATTGAAACAGAACTATGCGAAGACGACACGATATACACAGATACGTCTTTATTAAGTACCGTATTAAGAAATTTATTAACAAATGCTATGAAGTTTTCTCACCCGAATAGCATGATAACTGTAAGAAGCTCGATTTTTGACAAATTTCTAAAAATAGAAATTATAGATTCCGGGATTGGGATCGAGCAAAAAAATTTAGAAAAATTATTTCAATTAGAATCTCTATACCAAAAAACAGGAACAGAAAACGAAACCGGCACTGGACTTGGGCTGCTTATTTGTAAAGAATTTATAGAAAAACAAGGAGGACAAATTCAGGTAGAAAGTACCTTTGGTAAAGGCAGTAATTTTTATTTCACAATACCCCTGGAAAATGAAAGTAAAATAATATAA
- a CDS encoding glycosyltransferase family 2 protein, with translation MKLSIIIPCYNEKNTILNVLEAVKKVPYKNKEVIVVDDFSKDGTREILKTKAAKLANKIVYHELNQGKGAALRTGFQAATGDILIVQDADLEYDPMEIPGVIEPILQGKADVVFGSRFMGGRPHRVVYYWHSLGNLFLTTLSNMFTNINLTDMETCYKAFRSNVIKNISIEENRFGFEPEITAKVAKIPEIRIYEVGISYYGRTYAEGKKIGWKDGFRALWCIIKYNIFR, from the coding sequence ATGAAATTGTCAATAATTATTCCGTGTTACAACGAAAAAAACACGATCTTGAACGTACTGGAAGCAGTAAAAAAAGTCCCCTATAAAAACAAAGAAGTTATCGTTGTGGATGATTTCTCAAAAGATGGTACAAGAGAGATTTTAAAAACGAAAGCCGCAAAATTAGCAAACAAAATCGTATATCACGAATTGAATCAAGGTAAGGGTGCAGCGCTTAGAACCGGATTTCAGGCAGCAACAGGAGATATTTTAATTGTGCAAGATGCAGACTTGGAATACGATCCTATGGAAATCCCCGGAGTCATTGAGCCTATTTTGCAGGGGAAAGCCGATGTAGTGTTTGGATCCAGATTTATGGGTGGAAGACCACATAGAGTAGTTTACTACTGGCATAGTTTAGGAAATTTATTTCTTACCACTTTATCGAATATGTTTACAAATATTAATCTTACAGATATGGAAACTTGCTACAAAGCATTTCGCTCTAATGTAATCAAAAATATTTCTATAGAAGAAAACAGGTTTGGATTTGAGCCGGAAATTACAGCAAAAGTAGCTAAGATTCCTGAAATTCGAATTTATGAAGTCGGGATTTCTTATTACGGAAGGACTTATGCAGAAGGCAAAAAAATCGGTTGGAAAGACGGTTTTCGAGCACTCTGGTGTATCATTAAATACAATATTTTTCGATGA
- a CDS encoding site-2 protease family protein — MKEERPFLHIFLFVLTFLSLTYREALPYILFTGDGKVAFEILSKEWSYSVALILILFSHEMGHYIPARYYGIRATLPYFIPFPFGPIGTMGAVIRIKDAIPDKEKLFDIGVGGPVMSLILSIPCWVVGLYLSELVPIDNFQNKSELIFFGDSIFTYFSGQWILGPYNTQQFDVMIHPLAKAGWVGLLVTAINLLPFGQLDGGHVIYSVFGEKYRRWIYYLFLAFMLLSLWNFSWLVWTLLIYFIIKVEHPYIPDSHFPLTPFRKKLGIFMLLSLVFIFVPSPIFLGSEMEKSSILENIWKSIFGS; from the coding sequence GTGAAAGAAGAAAGACCATTCCTGCATATATTTTTATTTGTACTAACCTTCCTTTCTCTTACTTATAGAGAAGCTCTCCCCTATATTCTGTTTACTGGTGACGGCAAGGTAGCTTTTGAAATTCTATCTAAAGAGTGGTCTTACTCTGTGGCTCTGATACTTATTTTATTTTCTCATGAAATGGGGCATTATATTCCTGCAAGGTACTATGGAATTCGGGCAACACTGCCTTATTTTATCCCATTTCCATTTGGACCAATAGGTACAATGGGTGCTGTGATTCGCATAAAAGATGCTATACCAGACAAAGAAAAACTTTTTGATATAGGAGTCGGTGGTCCGGTGATGAGTTTGATTTTATCTATTCCTTGTTGGGTTGTTGGTTTGTATTTATCAGAACTTGTACCTATTGATAATTTTCAGAATAAATCGGAATTGATTTTTTTTGGGGATAGCATTTTTACCTATTTTAGTGGACAGTGGATACTCGGTCCATACAACACTCAGCAATTCGACGTAATGATTCATCCACTTGCAAAGGCAGGGTGGGTGGGACTACTTGTAACTGCGATCAATCTTCTTCCATTTGGGCAGCTTGATGGTGGCCACGTAATTTATTCTGTATTCGGTGAAAAATATAGAAGATGGATATATTACCTTTTCTTAGCGTTTATGCTTCTAAGTCTTTGGAACTTTTCTTGGCTTGTGTGGACACTTTTAATTTATTTTATAATAAAAGTGGAGCACCCTTATATTCCAGATTCCCATTTTCCTTTAACTCCGTTTAGAAAAAAACTTGGGATATTTATGCTTCTCTCTCTAGTATTTATTTTTGTGCCTTCTCCGATTTTTCTTGGTAGTGAAATGGAAAAATCTTCAATTTTAGAAAATATTTGGAAGTCTATTTTCGGATCGTAA
- a CDS encoding DUF4189 domain-containing protein — protein MKLIQWSYLCIIQFLGFSIFAQSSVYFCPKTTYYAYCYKGADADECAKSKCQSAGGEDCKPIVSCKNIGHGAIATGHDSEGVSIIGTSCSYDSPEKAKTEAIKQCVKYGGVDCKIIHTWDG, from the coding sequence ATGAAACTCATTCAGTGGAGTTATTTATGTATCATTCAATTTTTAGGATTTAGCATTTTTGCTCAATCTTCTGTGTATTTTTGCCCAAAAACGACATACTATGCTTATTGTTATAAAGGAGCTGATGCAGACGAGTGCGCAAAATCTAAATGCCAGAGTGCAGGCGGGGAAGATTGCAAGCCGATTGTAAGCTGTAAAAACATAGGTCACGGAGCAATTGCAACCGGACACGATTCAGAAGGAGTTTCTATAATTGGAACTTCTTGCAGCTACGACAGTCCTGAAAAAGCAAAAACAGAAGCAATCAAACAGTGTGTCAAATATGGAGGGGTTGACTGTAAAATTATCCATACATGGGATGGATAA
- a CDS encoding DUF4189 domain-containing protein, with the protein MKSILFGILFSSFIAVGVYAQSAVYFCPDTTSYGYCYGAPEVDQCALDKCQEYGGTNCQQIVDCKKKGYGAIALGENSEGAAVIGTSCGFGNLAGAKNEAVKQCTKYGGINCQVKNTWNG; encoded by the coding sequence ATGAAATCAATTTTATTTGGAATCCTATTTTCGAGTTTTATTGCAGTTGGAGTGTATGCCCAATCTGCCGTTTACTTTTGCCCGGATACTACAAGCTACGGTTATTGCTATGGTGCCCCTGAGGTCGATCAATGTGCTTTGGATAAATGCCAAGAGTATGGCGGGACGAACTGCCAGCAAATTGTGGACTGCAAAAAAAAGGGTTATGGTGCCATTGCTCTCGGAGAAAACTCTGAAGGAGCTGCTGTGATTGGAACCTCTTGCGGATTTGGTAATCTTGCTGGAGCAAAAAATGAAGCTGTAAAACAATGCACAAAATACGGTGGGATCAACTGCCAAGTAAAAAATACATGGAACGGTTAA
- a CDS encoding Hpt domain-containing protein, whose product MLVNKERLNLLKDDSSEVELNWLKGLIDQVVEDLESRMKTMSTINSNNTKEIISELHKISGVAANFGLEDLHQKVSGLEKLAKNEKVSEAIDNFPSTRSIWEETKKELLIFQNEL is encoded by the coding sequence ATGCTTGTAAACAAAGAAAGACTTAATTTACTCAAAGACGATAGTAGTGAAGTCGAACTGAATTGGCTGAAAGGTCTTATTGACCAAGTAGTTGAAGACTTGGAATCCAGAATGAAAACTATGAGTACTATTAATTCAAATAACACAAAAGAAATAATTTCTGAACTTCACAAAATTAGCGGAGTAGCAGCCAATTTTGGATTAGAAGATTTACACCAAAAAGTTTCAGGATTGGAAAAATTGGCTAAGAATGAAAAAGTAAGCGAAGCGATAGATAATTTTCCAAGCACTCGATCCATCTGGGAAGAAACTAAAAAAGAATTGCTAATCTTTCAGAATGAGCTTTAA
- the fliE gene encoding flagellar hook-basal body complex protein FliE, with protein MNISFNSNTNLYNSGKPFSITPVGDKVSVNVTDTRHYGDKASVQSPDDVAESFASVLKKSFENVNDAQVQADEMTQKLVFDPNSVDAHDVMIAAEKARISLTFTKTLADGFVRAYRELTSLR; from the coding sequence ATGAATATATCATTCAACTCTAATACAAATTTATATAATTCAGGGAAACCTTTTTCAATCACTCCAGTTGGAGATAAAGTTTCAGTAAATGTAACCGATACTCGCCACTACGGAGATAAGGCATCGGTTCAAAGCCCTGATGATGTAGCTGAAAGTTTTGCGAGTGTATTAAAAAAATCTTTTGAAAATGTAAACGACGCACAAGTGCAAGCAGATGAAATGACCCAAAAACTTGTGTTTGATCCAAACTCAGTTGATGCCCACGATGTAATGATCGCAGCAGAAAAAGCGAGAATTTCTCTGACTTTCACTAAAACTCTTGCAGATGGGTTTGTGAGAGCCTATAGAGAGCTTACAAGTTTAAGATAA
- the flgC gene encoding flagellar basal body rod protein FlgC, translating to MGLFTSINVSATGLSAQRLRMDVISNNIANATTTRNTNGDGPFRRDRVIMTPINLRTRWKSPVYPFGIAPGDGKGVKVMKIEKDMSPLRLVYDPTHPDAIKIGEKKGYVEMPNINIVTEMTDMISASRSYEANVQMINGSKAMFNKAMEIGRA from the coding sequence ATGGGTTTATTTACATCAATTAATGTATCGGCAACAGGCCTTTCCGCACAACGTCTCAGGATGGACGTTATTTCCAATAATATTGCAAACGCGACAACTACAAGAAATACAAATGGAGACGGCCCTTTTAGAAGAGATCGGGTGATAATGACTCCGATTAATTTAAGGACAAGGTGGAAAAGCCCTGTGTATCCGTTTGGAATTGCTCCGGGAGATGGAAAGGGAGTAAAAGTAATGAAGATTGAAAAGGATATGAGTCCTCTTAGATTGGTTTACGATCCAACTCACCCCGATGCGATTAAAATTGGTGAAAAAAAAGGCTATGTAGAAATGCCTAATATAAATATTGTTACAGAAATGACAGATATGATTTCCGCTTCACGCTCGTATGAAGCAAACGTTCAAATGATTAATGGAAGTAAAGCTATGTTTAATAAAGCAATGGAAATAGGTAGGGCATAA
- the flgB gene encoding flagellar basal body rod protein FlgB encodes MFTDTYFMKTQSLLHRGMSNAILKRKVISDNIANVDVPHFKRSEVLFEANLKRAIESEKIMAEKALPTQISDERHIQLFKPLDHNEVKPKVNIDYLTTMRADGNNVDIEKEMTEASHNQMAYTILTERLNQNFKQLNIVMRMA; translated from the coding sequence ATGTTTACAGATACATATTTTATGAAGACTCAAAGCCTTTTGCATAGAGGTATGAGTAACGCAATTTTAAAAAGAAAAGTTATATCGGATAACATTGCAAACGTGGACGTTCCTCATTTTAAAAGAAGTGAAGTCTTGTTTGAAGCCAATTTAAAGCGAGCGATTGAATCCGAGAAAATTATGGCAGAAAAGGCGCTCCCGACTCAAATCTCTGACGAAAGACATATACAGCTTTTCAAACCTCTCGACCACAATGAAGTTAAGCCAAAAGTAAATATAGACTACCTCACTACAATGAGAGCAGATGGGAACAACGTAGATATAGAAAAAGAAATGACAGAAGCCTCTCACAACCAAATGGCTTATACAATTCTCACAGAAAGATTGAATCAGAATTTCAAGCAATTGAATATAGTTATGAGAATGGCTTAG
- a CDS encoding carboxymuconolactone decarboxylase family protein: protein MSEDRQFVDIYSAFPNGMKAMVALEEACQAGSLEPFLYELVKMRSSQINGCAYCLDMHYKDARAMGETEERLYMLNAWREATIYTEAERAALALTEEITKVSEHHVSLEVEKEARKYFDETSYANLIFLIVVINSWNRLAISSHSPAGKYKSTKKKIK, encoded by the coding sequence ATGAGCGAAGATAGACAATTTGTAGATATATATTCAGCCTTTCCAAATGGAATGAAGGCAATGGTTGCTTTAGAAGAGGCCTGTCAAGCAGGGAGTTTAGAGCCATTTTTATACGAATTAGTAAAGATGAGATCCTCCCAGATTAATGGATGTGCTTACTGTTTAGATATGCATTACAAAGATGCAAGGGCTATGGGAGAAACAGAAGAGCGTTTATACATGTTAAATGCTTGGAGAGAAGCAACAATTTATACCGAAGCAGAAAGAGCTGCCTTAGCTTTAACTGAGGAAATCACCAAGGTCTCAGAGCATCACGTATCTCTTGAAGTGGAAAAAGAAGCTCGTAAGTATTTCGATGAAACTTCTTATGCAAATTTGATTTTTTTAATCGTTGTGATTAATTCATGGAATAGGCTTGCAATATCGAGTCATTCTCCCGCAGGAAAATACAAATCAACCAAGAAAAAAATAAAATAG